The window GTTTTCAACTCTTTCATTCTGTACTTCCAGGTTTTGGCTTCTGAGGTCATGCCTGTGGACTGCTTTTTGGATCATTCAGATAAGTGTTTGCATCTCCAGAGTTTTTATTGCCACGCATTTCCCTCATCAGGTCATCCTCGGTCTTCTAGCTGGTGAGTTTTGTCACAGaaatttttaaacatgtttatttttaattgattgttttgTGATGTACACTACGAAAACAAGTTAGGAATATTGGACTTTCTGGTGAAACCTCAGGATGAACCtcaaatgcactataacctttacaggtgaacctaATTTGACCCGCTCTAAACTTTtcaatgcacatgtccaactgttcaatgtttcagtacacTTTGCACAACTTGAGCAGCAAAGTTTGATCAATAAATGGGTGAAACAAATCAGCTGGTTTAATTGGAATTTGTATTCAAACAGTCGTCTTCATCATGcagtttacattttgacatcattaaACCAAAGCAACACTTAACAGTTGCTCAACAGTACCTCACCATAGCAAGGTTTCAAACAGGACGTtctcaaagagagagagagctagtGAGTGTCATAaagtcatcagcaggttgcaacagagagactggaggagacacagaaaggcatagaagtggacgtccttgggtattaaaaacaaaatgaaaactgttgtgaattttgctgttcagctccttgttagagaacacaTTTTACGGAGACATTTTAAAGTTCAGAGAAGGTCAGATTAAAATCcctgtaaagtaaaaataaatacgtcTTCAAATTTGGCACACCACAGACAAGAGTGTTATTAACAACCCTGTCAAATATgattgactaaaaaaaaatggcaagtaTATAACTTGCGGCTTCAAAATCGTCGCTCAGCGCAGGCCGGTGGATCTGAGAGTGGGTGGCTACGCCACTGTGCGAGTGTTTATGGCTGACTTCAGTTGCCGCCAATCCAAGAGGCTCCTCTAATTccatttaaatgtggcgcaacAGACAGTCTCTACCTATTGTACCAGGATTTAGACAGTCTGAGCAGGCAGTTTAGATCGACTTGCTGCCaccaaattggcaaacgcacgccttgcgcttgcacaaaaatcaggaTCCACTAGCATTTTTACCTCGCCGCAGATGCAGTCTACGAAAATCGAGTCCTATATCTCCGCACCTGATTACTACATTggtctcagtctttgcacattttcagcaattatcttcaaacatgcacAGTGTATTTAGACAATTTAATGCAGTTTACATGGTCTTTAAGTTCACTTTAAAggttataatacattttaggttgatcctgaaatttcacctgaaagcctaatatccctaacttttggTCAGTAGTGTATACACAGTTTATAATGTATGTATTTCTATCTTTTGGGCAATTTGCAGGTATGTTCGTCGCAAAGGCATTCCAACACATCCCCTCCGTCTCCAACGCAAGCTTGAAAACGTACATTCAGACcaatgttttcctcttctccgcTGCTCTTGGCTTCTACCTGCTGCTCTCTCTGGCAGGCGTGGACCCACTGTGGTCAGTCACCAAAGCCAAGAGGTGGTGCGCCAATCCAGAGTGGATCCACCTCGACACCACTCCTTTCGCCGGGCTGGTGAGAAACCTGGGAGCTTTGTTCGGCCTGGGCCTGGCTGTCAACTCTGAGATGTTCATTCAGAGTTGTAAGGGCAAGAACGGCCACAAAATCCGATTTAAGCTCATGTGCGTGGCCGCCACCCTCACGACCCTTCAAGTGTATGACGTAGTGAAAATACCCTCTCACACTGAGGTGCTTTTTTACATGCTGTCTTTTTGTAAGAGCGCCTCAATGCCTCTTGTTGTGGTTGCGTTGATTCCTTACTGTGTTTGCCTGATGATGGGAGATGAGGACAGGAAACTTGTTTAGAAGGAACGACGTCTCCTAATATGATTAGCAATATATTTGTGATTCATTATATTCAATGACATATTAGGTCATGTAATGTATGCACACAAGTCCAGGACATTTTTATACATGTTATTATGTAgttacgtttttattttatttgaccttATTTTAAAAGATTGCTCAGCGAAAACTGTATTACATCATTTTGAAAGTTGCTGTAAGTGAAAGTTAATAAAttgtgaattttaaaatgtgattttgattTTACTTTTGCAATCACAAATTGAAGTTCAGCGTTTGAAGGAGAAATCTCGACCaggctatttatttattattcttttttttttgacattgacACGAGTTACAGGCATTTTATAGTGATAGtaatttacaaagaaaacaaaaacgctACATCagcatacaaaaacatacagtaaggcTGTTTGGTTACTAACACCATAAGATTAAACATTGAATAAAGAAAGATTAATTGTTGTGATATAATAACCTTTATTATCATATCAGGACAAGCTTTTCCTAACAatttatgaaattaaatgtaACGCTCTTTACTGTAGATGACGCATTTCAAACACTTTTCCAATGCGTTACACATTACACATAAGCATTCAAGCAGATAGAAAAACACACATGAAATCATGAAAGCCTTGGTTAAAAATTGGTGAGTACGGAGCCCGTCTGAATATCTTTTATCTCTTTATATATCTCTACGGCTTACTGACATAATTTAATGCATATCTCCCCGCAACAGCTGTGTATGTACTGTCCCTATTTATATGATCATCCTGCAGTGTGTTAATGACACTGTCAGTACCTGGGTTGCCTAGGTTGAGGTATATATGTTCCAATTAATCAGCCAAAATGCTACAAAGCAGAAGGGAGTctgatttaatttgatttgcatTAGGCAGATTAGTGGAGCTCCCCATCAGCGTCCATTTGGGGTCTTTACTAGCTGTGTGGATAGTTGCTAAGCATCCAGTGGTACCTCAGCTCATTACATAAGTGGCCTAAGTGGTCAAGTAACCTGTTAACAAACAAAGCGGCATGCACATTATCCTCTCAGTAATATTAGTCCGTTTTACTCATATGGGGAGGTAAACGAGTGCAGAAAGTAAGAATGTTGTCGTTCGATTGAACAAA is drawn from Phycodurus eques isolate BA_2022a chromosome 12, UOR_Pequ_1.1, whole genome shotgun sequence and contains these coding sequences:
- the LOC133410593 gene encoding LOW QUALITY PROTEIN: glucose-6-phosphatase 2-like (The sequence of the model RefSeq protein was modified relative to this genomic sequence to represent the inferred CDS: substituted 1 base at 1 genomic stop codon); protein product: MDFVHSNEVLVIQHLQNNYGEYHDFLGLISTVGDPRNIFSVYFPLWFHLSHSVGTKMIWAAVFGDWFNLIFKWILFGQRPYWWVHESHLFQNGSFPHLEQFHITCETGPGCPSGHAMGSSCVWYVMITSALNHTVXFKCTFSTLSFCTSRFWLLRSCLWTAFWIIQISVCISRVFIATHFPHQVILGLLAGMFVAKAFQHIPSVSNASLKTYIQTNVFLFSAALGFYLLLSLAGVDPLWSVTKAKRWCANPEWIHLDTTPFAGLVRNLGALFGLGLAVNSEMFIQSCKGKNGHKIRFKLMCVAATLTTLQVYDVVKIPSHTEVLFYMLSFCKSASMPLVVVALIPYCVCLMMGDEDRKLV